In Sphingobacterium zeae, one genomic interval encodes:
- a CDS encoding chemotaxis protein CheB → MERKILLLAGSAGGFSVILNILKSLEHPIRIPVIVIVHRNPKYASTIEETLSKALAQKIKTADDKEAIENGTIYFAPAGYHLLVEPDYSFSLDISEPVQYSRPSIDVTFESVAEVYRENCIAILFSGANQDGAQGLLMIKRYGGKTFVQDPTTAEVPVMPEAAIQLGAQEGILTIQEIKDYIKQLT, encoded by the coding sequence ATGGAAAGAAAGATTCTTTTGTTAGCAGGCTCTGCAGGTGGCTTTAGTGTGATTCTAAACATTCTTAAATCATTGGAACACCCTATACGCATACCCGTTATTGTCATTGTACACAGAAATCCTAAATACGCTTCTACTATCGAAGAAACACTCTCCAAAGCGCTCGCTCAAAAAATAAAGACTGCTGATGATAAAGAAGCAATAGAAAATGGCACCATTTACTTTGCACCTGCTGGTTATCATCTATTAGTTGAACCAGATTATAGTTTTTCTTTGGATATATCTGAACCTGTTCAATACTCAAGACCTTCTATTGATGTAACTTTTGAGTCTGTAGCTGAAGTATATAGAGAAAACTGCATTGCTATATTGTTCTCGGGAGCGAATCAAGATGGCGCACAAGGATTGCTCATGATAAAACGATACGGAGGAAAAACTTTTGTACAAGATCCTACAACTGCTGAAGTTCCCGTCATGCCCGAAGCAGCTATTCAACTTGGAGCACAAGAAGGTATTTTGACCATTCAAGAAATTAAAGATTACATCAAGCAGTTGACATAA